A region of Vigna radiata var. radiata cultivar VC1973A chromosome 10, Vradiata_ver6, whole genome shotgun sequence DNA encodes the following proteins:
- the LOC106776112 gene encoding uncharacterized protein LOC106776112 isoform X2: MGKSEQQHVQEEGQSGGSEVEAPLCWVLLRPFSFKCLFLLLLSLSALISSLFWVLPRHTVTYSFDARDVIKQNAAVQTSFRLEKPVSQLIPYIETLEYDIYGEIALPNTKVAILSMHQSITPNCTDVVFGVLCDPMKGSINPVSLSVLRSSLIELFLKQSNLTLTPSIFGNASIFEILKFPGGLTVIPPYSAYIWQMPEVLFNFTLNNSISEVLENFDDFKYELKSGLHLNSDENVYVQITNENGSTTAPPVVVQASVMPGYGSLLPQRLKQLAQTITGSAGKNLGLDNSVFGRVKEVRLSTFLKKKLHASSPSPSPAPSPQLSDHSEPSTSPHPASPYSPISPATAEPSPCFDCEVSSPAPSIVPEHPPDPCPYSGFVHYPISSPKSYSNPSISSPSAAPTSNSATTEEASDLSHGSKRRKGEETSKKLVSQMHAPSSI; this comes from the exons ATGGGGAAAAGTGAGCAACAGCATGTGCAGGAAGAAGGGCAGAGTGGTGGGAGTGAGGTTGAGGCTCCACTCTGTTGGGTCCTTCTTCGACCATTCAGTTTCAAGTGTCTGTTCCTTCTCCTTCTCAGTTTGTCGGCTTTGATTTCTTCACTCTTTTGGGTTCTTCCCAGGCACACCGTTACTTATAGTTTTGATGCGAGAGATGTAATCAAGCAAAATG CTGCTGTTCAGACATCCTTCAGACTGGAAAAACCAGTTTCACAGCTTATTCCATATATTGAAACGTTAGAATATGATATATATGGCGAAATAGCTCTACCAAATACAAAG GTGGCTATCCTGTCCATGCACCAAAGTATTACACCTAACTGTACTGACGTGGTGTTTGGTGTTCTCTGTGATCCGATGAAAGGTTCAATAAATCCAGTGTCCTTGAGTGTGCTGAGATCATCTTTGATTGAACTGTTTCTCAAGCAATCCAACCTGACTTTGACACCATCAATATTTGGGAATGCATCGATATTTGAAATCTTAAAGTTTCCTGGAGGATTAACTGTAATACCACCGTACTCTGCTTACATTTGGCAGATGCCTGAGGTGCTGTTTAATTTTACTCTTAACAATTCAATATCTGAAGTGCTGGAGAATTTTGATGACTTCAAGTATGAATTGAAGTCTGGATTGCATCTAAACTCTGACGAG AATGTGTACGTGCAAATAACGAATGAAAATGGCTCAACGACAGCTCCTCCAGTAGTAGTCCAGGCTTCAGTCATGCCAGGCTATGGTAGCCTCTTGCCCCAAAGATTAAAACAATTAGCTCAAACAATAACAGGTTCTGCTGGCAAAAATCTTGGCCTTGATAACTCAGTTTTTGGCAGAGTTAAAGAAGTCAgactatctactttcttgaagaAAAAACTTCATGCCTCCTCACCTTCTCCTTCTCCAGCTCCATCCCCACAGTTAAGTGATCACTCTGAGCCATCAACTTCACCACATCCTGCTAGTCCGTACTCTCCAATATCACCAGCAACTGCTGAGCCATCTCCCTGTTTTGACTGTGAAGTATCTTCACCTGCACCATCTATTGTGCCTGAGCATCCTCCCGATCCTTGTCCATATAGTGGCTTCGTACATTATCCCATCTCTTCACCAAAGTCTTATTCTAATCCATCCATCTCTTCACCTTCTGCTGCCCCCACCTCAAATTCTGCCACTACTGAAGAAGCTTCTGATCTGTCCCATGGATCCAAGCGTCGGAAGGGTGAGGAAACATCTAAAAAATTGGTGTCTCAGATGCATGCTCCATCCTCTATAT GA
- the LOC106776112 gene encoding uncharacterized protein LOC106776112 isoform X1 — MGKSEQQHVQEEGQSGGSEVEAPLCWVLLRPFSFKCLFLLLLSLSALISSLFWVLPRHTVTYSFDARDVIKQNAAVQTSFRLEKPVSQLIPYIETLEYDIYGEIALPNTKVAILSMHQSITPNCTDVVFGVLCDPMKGSINPVSLSVLRSSLIELFLKQSNLTLTPSIFGNASIFEILKFPGGLTVIPPYSAYIWQMPEVLFNFTLNNSISEVLENFDDFKYELKSGLHLNSDENVYVQITNENGSTTAPPVVVQASVMPGYGSLLPQRLKQLAQTITGSAGKNLGLDNSVFGRVKEVRLSTFLKKKLHASSPSPSPAPSPQLSDHSEPSTSPHPASPYSPISPATAEPSPCFDCEVSSPAPSIVPEHPPDPCPYSGFVHYPISSPKSYSNPSISSPSAAPTSNSATTEEASDLSHGSKRRKGEETSKKLVSQMHAPSSISSAGGDFRGEILLMGFCMLLISFCFCQ, encoded by the exons ATGGGGAAAAGTGAGCAACAGCATGTGCAGGAAGAAGGGCAGAGTGGTGGGAGTGAGGTTGAGGCTCCACTCTGTTGGGTCCTTCTTCGACCATTCAGTTTCAAGTGTCTGTTCCTTCTCCTTCTCAGTTTGTCGGCTTTGATTTCTTCACTCTTTTGGGTTCTTCCCAGGCACACCGTTACTTATAGTTTTGATGCGAGAGATGTAATCAAGCAAAATG CTGCTGTTCAGACATCCTTCAGACTGGAAAAACCAGTTTCACAGCTTATTCCATATATTGAAACGTTAGAATATGATATATATGGCGAAATAGCTCTACCAAATACAAAG GTGGCTATCCTGTCCATGCACCAAAGTATTACACCTAACTGTACTGACGTGGTGTTTGGTGTTCTCTGTGATCCGATGAAAGGTTCAATAAATCCAGTGTCCTTGAGTGTGCTGAGATCATCTTTGATTGAACTGTTTCTCAAGCAATCCAACCTGACTTTGACACCATCAATATTTGGGAATGCATCGATATTTGAAATCTTAAAGTTTCCTGGAGGATTAACTGTAATACCACCGTACTCTGCTTACATTTGGCAGATGCCTGAGGTGCTGTTTAATTTTACTCTTAACAATTCAATATCTGAAGTGCTGGAGAATTTTGATGACTTCAAGTATGAATTGAAGTCTGGATTGCATCTAAACTCTGACGAG AATGTGTACGTGCAAATAACGAATGAAAATGGCTCAACGACAGCTCCTCCAGTAGTAGTCCAGGCTTCAGTCATGCCAGGCTATGGTAGCCTCTTGCCCCAAAGATTAAAACAATTAGCTCAAACAATAACAGGTTCTGCTGGCAAAAATCTTGGCCTTGATAACTCAGTTTTTGGCAGAGTTAAAGAAGTCAgactatctactttcttgaagaAAAAACTTCATGCCTCCTCACCTTCTCCTTCTCCAGCTCCATCCCCACAGTTAAGTGATCACTCTGAGCCATCAACTTCACCACATCCTGCTAGTCCGTACTCTCCAATATCACCAGCAACTGCTGAGCCATCTCCCTGTTTTGACTGTGAAGTATCTTCACCTGCACCATCTATTGTGCCTGAGCATCCTCCCGATCCTTGTCCATATAGTGGCTTCGTACATTATCCCATCTCTTCACCAAAGTCTTATTCTAATCCATCCATCTCTTCACCTTCTGCTGCCCCCACCTCAAATTCTGCCACTACTGAAGAAGCTTCTGATCTGTCCCATGGATCCAAGCGTCGGAAGGGTGAGGAAACATCTAAAAAATTGGTGTCTCAGATGCATGCTCCATCCTCTATAT CATCAGCGGGTGGTGATTTCCGTGGGGAAATCTTGCTAATGGGATTTTGTATgctgttaatttctttttgtttctgtcAATGA